The following proteins come from a genomic window of Diprion similis isolate iyDipSimi1 chromosome 8, iyDipSimi1.1, whole genome shotgun sequence:
- the LOC124409401 gene encoding protein disulfide-isomerase TMX3 isoform X2: MVSLPKITFFGAFCDLWIFTRKASGWLWLVRQKMYAPWCAHCKRLEPIWGHVAQHLHSTSIRVGRVDCTRFTNVARAFKINGFPTILFLKGDQEFVYNGDRTKDEIVRFALRLSGPPVQEITRTQSFEAIKKAQDVYFLYIGERTGHLWETYNKIADTFQPHAFFYQSYTNVAGKHAPSENTPAVFVYKENSHYHFTGEERNDREALNDSMYKWVNAERFPTFPKVTRGNINQLFLTNKNLVLAVVEENQLEEIQPDMIEFRDMVQAVIMKKRDKYHDHFQFGWIANPELANSIAMMIVPLPSLIVINTTTSHHYIPEDEPRKLTPHAIELFLEQIYNDSAPTYGGNGWLVRMYRSWFEFRTTLSEMWKGNPILTMVLFGLPFGFLLLICYSICCADILDADDDEEEESSHMKKD, from the exons ATGGTTTCCTTGCCCAAAATAACGTTTTTCGGCGCCTTTTGCG ATTTATGGATATTCACAAGGAAGGCCAGTGGCTGGTTATGGTTAGTAAGACAGAAG ATGTATGCACCTTGGTGCGCACACTGCAAGAGATTAGAACCGATATGGGGTCACGTAGCTCAGCATTTACACTCAACATCAATTCGGGTCGGCCGCGTTGATTGTACAAGATTTACAAATGTCGCTCGTGCCTTCAAAATCAATGGGTTCCCtacaattttatt CCTTAAGGGAGATCAAGAATTTGTGTACAACGGGGATAGAACTAAAGATGAAATAGTCAGATTCGCATTGAGACTGAGCGGACCACCAGTCCAGGAAATAACAAGGACTCAGAGCTTTGAGGCGATAAAAAAAGCTCAGGATGTATATTTTCTATATATCGGAGAAAGGACCGGACATCTCTGG GAAACTTACAATAAAATAGCAGACACGTTTCAACCACACGCATTTTTCTATCAGTCGTACACTAATGTAGCTGGAAAACACGCACCGTCGGAAAATACTCCTGCGGTATTTGTTTACAAGGAGAATTCCCATTATCATTTTACAG gagaggagaggaatgACCGCGAAGCCTTAAATGATTCCATGTACAAATGGGTGAATGCCGAACGTTTTCCAACATTTCCAAAAGTGACGCGAGGAAATATAAATCAGTTATTTTTAACCAATAAGAATTTGGTTTTGGCGGTGGTGGAGGAGAATCAGCTTGAAGAAATTCAGCCTGACATGATCGAATTCAGAGATATGGTACAAGCGGTGATAATGAAGAAACGTGATAAATATCACGA CCATTTTCAGTTTGGCTGGATAGCAAACCCTGAGTTGGCAAACAGTATAGCTATGATGATCGTACCTTTGCCGAGTTTGATTGTAATCAACACGACAACTAGTCATCATTACATCCCGGAAGATGAACCACGAAAATTGACTCCCCACGCAATCGAATTGTTTTTAGAACAGATCTACAATGATAGTGCACCG aCTTATGGAGGCAACGGTTGGCTGGTGCGTATGTACAGATCATGGTTCGAATTCAGAACAACACTATCTGAAATGTGGAAGGGAAATCCAATTCTGACAATGGTTTTGTTTGGACTTCCGTTTGGTTTCCTTTTACTCATCTGCTACAGTATTTGTTGTGCTGATATTCTTGACGCCGAtgacgacgaagaagaag aatcaagCCATATGAAGAAAGATTAG
- the LOC124409401 gene encoding protein disulfide-isomerase TMX3 isoform X1, protein MVSLPKITFFGAFCAIFASTAASRVLELSDRFMDIHKEGQWLVMMYAPWCAHCKRLEPIWGHVAQHLHSTSIRVGRVDCTRFTNVARAFKINGFPTILFLKGDQEFVYNGDRTKDEIVRFALRLSGPPVQEITRTQSFEAIKKAQDVYFLYIGERTGHLWETYNKIADTFQPHAFFYQSYTNVAGKHAPSENTPAVFVYKENSHYHFTGEERNDREALNDSMYKWVNAERFPTFPKVTRGNINQLFLTNKNLVLAVVEENQLEEIQPDMIEFRDMVQAVIMKKRDKYHDHFQFGWIANPELANSIAMMIVPLPSLIVINTTTSHHYIPEDEPRKLTPHAIELFLEQIYNDSAPTYGGNGWLVRMYRSWFEFRTTLSEMWKGNPILTMVLFGLPFGFLLLICYSICCADILDADDDEEEESSHMKKD, encoded by the exons ATGGTTTCCTTGCCCAAAATAACGTTTTTCGGCGCCTTTTGCG cAATATTTGCTAGCACCGCCGCGTCTCGAGTGTTGGAGCTCAGCGATAG ATTTATGGATATTCACAAGGAAGGCCAGTGGCTGGTTATG ATGTATGCACCTTGGTGCGCACACTGCAAGAGATTAGAACCGATATGGGGTCACGTAGCTCAGCATTTACACTCAACATCAATTCGGGTCGGCCGCGTTGATTGTACAAGATTTACAAATGTCGCTCGTGCCTTCAAAATCAATGGGTTCCCtacaattttatt CCTTAAGGGAGATCAAGAATTTGTGTACAACGGGGATAGAACTAAAGATGAAATAGTCAGATTCGCATTGAGACTGAGCGGACCACCAGTCCAGGAAATAACAAGGACTCAGAGCTTTGAGGCGATAAAAAAAGCTCAGGATGTATATTTTCTATATATCGGAGAAAGGACCGGACATCTCTGG GAAACTTACAATAAAATAGCAGACACGTTTCAACCACACGCATTTTTCTATCAGTCGTACACTAATGTAGCTGGAAAACACGCACCGTCGGAAAATACTCCTGCGGTATTTGTTTACAAGGAGAATTCCCATTATCATTTTACAG gagaggagaggaatgACCGCGAAGCCTTAAATGATTCCATGTACAAATGGGTGAATGCCGAACGTTTTCCAACATTTCCAAAAGTGACGCGAGGAAATATAAATCAGTTATTTTTAACCAATAAGAATTTGGTTTTGGCGGTGGTGGAGGAGAATCAGCTTGAAGAAATTCAGCCTGACATGATCGAATTCAGAGATATGGTACAAGCGGTGATAATGAAGAAACGTGATAAATATCACGA CCATTTTCAGTTTGGCTGGATAGCAAACCCTGAGTTGGCAAACAGTATAGCTATGATGATCGTACCTTTGCCGAGTTTGATTGTAATCAACACGACAACTAGTCATCATTACATCCCGGAAGATGAACCACGAAAATTGACTCCCCACGCAATCGAATTGTTTTTAGAACAGATCTACAATGATAGTGCACCG aCTTATGGAGGCAACGGTTGGCTGGTGCGTATGTACAGATCATGGTTCGAATTCAGAACAACACTATCTGAAATGTGGAAGGGAAATCCAATTCTGACAATGGTTTTGTTTGGACTTCCGTTTGGTTTCCTTTTACTCATCTGCTACAGTATTTGTTGTGCTGATATTCTTGACGCCGAtgacgacgaagaagaag aatcaagCCATATGAAGAAAGATTAG
- the LOC124409399 gene encoding chitooligosaccharidolytic beta-N-acetylglucosaminidase yields the protein MGTGSIGIVTVLAVSIFLLCNGANAAIEDDLNSPWSYECKAGNCQKIQATPKIKTPLSLDVCQLFCGEAGALWPRPTGHLSLGNFVLQLNPNEIHLHDSSSAKTESSSLIAKNIEMLKNDLRAMGSDRLKSGGRGLIVHLGPRISSGNVKLTLETDESYILQIFELADGRLNASIDARSYFGARHGLTTLSQLIVYNDLQNEIQIVRDAYIVDGPVYPYRGILLDTSRNFVDKLTIRRTIEGMGMNKLNTFHWHITDSHSFPYESRTHPKFSLYGAYSPNKVYSHDDVKEIVDYGLLHGVRVLPEFDAPAHVGEGWQWVGDNTTVCFKAEPWLKYCVEPPCGQLNPASDRVYEILGGIYKDMITDFDPDIFHMGGDEVNIACWNTSDNLKEWMTSKGWGHKEKDFYKVWDHFQSRALEKYVEANAGKQVPIIMWTSGLTNAENIKILDPAKYIIQIWTTGEDETISRLIRNNFKVIFSNYDAWYLDCGFGAWVGEGNNWCSPYKGWQVVYDNSPLAILTSQGFGPDKKNLILGGEATLWSEQTDSTTIDSRLWPRAAAAAERLWSEPKSSWIHAEHRMLRHRERMVQKGINADSIQPEWCAQNQGYCYL from the exons ATGGGGACCGGATCGATTGGGATAGTTACCGTACTGGCTGTCAGCATATTCTTATTGTGCAACGGCGCTAACGCGGCTATCGAAGATGACCTTAA CTCACCATGGTCGTACGAATGCAAGGCAGGTAATTGCCAGAAGATACAAGCAAcgccaaaaataaaaacaccatTATCGCTAGACGTATGCCAATTATTTTGCGGAGAAGCTGGTGCCCTGTGGCCGCGGCCAACGGGGCATTTATCCCTGGGAAATTTCGTTCTCCAATTAAATccgaatgaaattcatttgcaCGACTCATCGTCAGCGAAAACTGAGAGTTCTTCACTGATTGCTAAGAATATCGAAATGTTGAAGAACGATTTACGGGCCATGGGTAGCGATCGACTAAAAAGCGGCGGAAGAGGGCTGATCGTTCATCTGGGTCCAAGAATTTCATCTGGGAATGTCAAACTGACCCTGGAAACCGACGAAAGCTATATTCTGCAAATATTTGAGCTTGCTGATGGCAGG TTGAACGCTTCGATAGACGCCCGAAGTTATTTCGGGGCAAGACATGGTTTGACAACCCTGTCGCAGCTGATAGTATACAATGATCTTCAAAATGAGATTCAGATAGTCCGAGATGCGTACATAGTCGATGGGCCGGTTTATCCTTACCGAGGAATCCTTTTAGACACGTCCCGAAACTTCGTAGACAAGCTGACTATACGGAGAACGATCGAAGGCATGGGAATGAACAAATTGAACACGTTCCATTGGCACATAACGGACTCTCACAGTTTTCCGTACGAAAGTCGTACCCACCCCAAATTTTCACTGTATGGTGCTTACTCACCGAACAAGGTCTATTCCCATGATGACGTCAAGGAAATCGTCGACTACGGTTTACTACACGGAGTCAGAGTTTTGCCTGAGTTTGATGCTCCCGCTCACGTCGGCGAGGGTTGGCAATGG GTTGGAGACAATACGACGGTATGCTTCAAAGCGGAGCCCTGGCTAAAATACTGCGTCGAACCACCATGCGGTCAATTGAATCCGGCGAGCGATCGTGTCTATGAAATTTTAGGTGGCATATACAAAGACATGATAACTGATTTTGATCCTGACATATTTCACATGGGCGGTGACGAGGTCAACATCGCTTGCTGGAATACCTCGGATAATCTGAAAGAATGGATGACCTCAAAGGGATGGGGACACAAGGAAAAAGACTTTTACAAAGTCTGGGATCACTTCCAATCTCGGGCTCTTGAAAAGTATGTTGAAGCCAACGCCGGGAAACAAGTTCCTATTATAATGTGGACCAGCGGATTGACCAACgcagaaaatatcaaaatactCGATCCTGCGAAGTATATCATTCAGATATGGACAACCGGCGAAGACGAAACCATATCTAGATTGATCAGAAATAACtttaaagtaattttttctaactACGACGCCTGGTACCTCGATTGCGG TTTCGGAGCGTGGGTAGGAGAAGGAAACAACTGGTGCTCGCCTTACAAGGGCTGGCAAGTGGTGTACGACAATTCGCCTCTGGCCATTCTTACATCGCAAGGATTCGGCCCGGATAAGAAAAACCTCATACTCG GCGGCGAGGCTACACTATGGTCTGAGCAAACGGACAGCACCACGATAGACAGCAGACTTTGGCCACGTGCGGCTGCAGCTGCTGAACGGCTATGGTCTGAGCCGAAGTCATCGTGGATTCATGCTGAACACCGAATGCTCAGGCACCGCGAGAGGATGGTACAGAAAGGAATCAATGCTGACAGTATACAGCCTGAGTGGTGTGCTCAAAATCAGGGATATTGTTATCTATAA